A genome region from Fervidobacterium changbaicum includes the following:
- a CDS encoding methyl-accepting chemotaxis protein, translating into MPKISKETMEKMSSAFFAENLMTSFMEQLDEALISRVRNVQENLRDLENVFRDMQSRLNKLAEQFAMESQEIVKAIEDSQNMNKNITEELKKSGADISKINDIVLSSVNSTTQTLEMFSKVENMVSEITKIAKQTNLLALNASIEAARAGELGRGFAVVASEVQKLAGESNRVAKDINDLVKELSDSVADALNSIKLVGEIFQTVQRSLQQLLEFMGQNSALLSHVAELLLDTKSELESENSNFNSAVDVMDQAAEKFETLSRAISSIVKAQTKLKDLRL; encoded by the coding sequence ATGCCAAAAATAAGCAAGGAAACAATGGAAAAGATGTCTTCTGCGTTCTTTGCAGAAAATCTTATGACTTCGTTCATGGAGCAACTTGATGAAGCCTTGATTTCGCGAGTCAGGAATGTTCAAGAAAACTTACGCGACTTGGAAAACGTGTTTCGTGATATGCAGAGTCGTTTAAATAAGTTGGCTGAACAGTTTGCCATGGAATCCCAAGAAATAGTTAAAGCAATTGAGGATTCCCAAAACATGAATAAGAATATAACAGAAGAACTGAAGAAATCAGGAGCCGATATATCGAAGATAAACGATATCGTTTTAAGTTCAGTGAACAGCACAACTCAAACACTTGAGATGTTTTCAAAAGTCGAAAACATGGTTTCTGAAATTACAAAAATAGCCAAGCAGACCAACCTTTTGGCACTAAATGCATCTATAGAAGCTGCAAGAGCCGGTGAACTTGGAAGAGGTTTCGCTGTTGTCGCCTCTGAAGTCCAGAAACTTGCAGGTGAATCCAACCGAGTTGCCAAGGATATTAACGACTTAGTTAAAGAACTCTCTGATTCAGTGGCAGATGCATTAAATAGCATAAAGCTCGTAGGTGAAATATTTCAAACTGTTCAAAGGTCTTTGCAGCAGCTTTTGGAGTTCATGGGGCAAAATTCGGCGCTACTTTCGCATGTGGCCGAACTTCTCTTAGACACAAAGTCGGAACTTGAAAGTGAAAATAGTAACTTCAACTCTGCTGTTGATGTGATGGACCAAGCTGCGGAGAAGTTTGAAACGTTGTCAAGGGCGATATCCTCAATTGTAAAGGCGCAGACAAAGCTGAAAGATTTGAGACTGTAA
- a CDS encoding chromate transporter — translation MIYLKLFLAFIQIGAISFGGGYSILKAIIHYVVDINKWLTLEQFNEIVAISQSTPGPIGINAATFVGYKVGGIFGSLIATFSVILVPVLSSLFLYFFYRRHSENKVVQTVISKLKPVVLAMIASAAFSFLRTSLGSPLAIIINVVAIAVLLKTKIDAVTLLLLSGILGYIVFR, via the coding sequence TTGATATATTTGAAATTATTCCTTGCTTTCATTCAAATCGGTGCAATAAGCTTTGGTGGAGGATACAGTATACTTAAAGCAATAATCCACTACGTTGTAGATATTAACAAATGGTTAACACTTGAGCAGTTCAATGAAATAGTTGCTATATCACAATCAACCCCTGGGCCGATAGGAATCAACGCTGCAACGTTTGTTGGTTACAAAGTCGGGGGAATATTTGGTTCACTTATTGCAACATTCTCTGTTATACTAGTTCCCGTCCTGTCATCACTTTTCCTTTACTTTTTCTATCGAAGACACTCTGAAAATAAAGTCGTTCAGACGGTGATCTCTAAGTTAAAGCCTGTGGTTCTTGCAATGATAGCTTCAGCAGCATTTAGTTTTCTCAGAACTTCTCTTGGAAGTCCGTTAGCAATTATTATAAACGTTGTTGCAATTGCTGTCTTGCTTAAGACAAAAATCGATGCCGTAACGCTACTACTCTTATCTGGTATCTTAGGTTACATTGTTTTTAGATAG
- a CDS encoding MBL fold metallo-hydrolase encodes MAPREGIENITLYDDGQHKFIFLAWEEQEEEGIVQTNQYLIIDGNEAMLLDPGGAHVFPRVLANVSEIIEPSKIKYIFFTHQDPDVTSGITLWLSIAENAKIYISALWTRFLPHFGVYDQRRVVALPDKGDKLRLSSGTELEFIPTHYLHSTGNFTLYDPRAKILFSGDLGVAVFPKGQRYVFVENFNEHVKLMEGFHKRYITSSVALKKWLSIVERKDIDIVAPQHGAIFKGENVKKLFDWFKNLKCGIDIIDEIYGR; translated from the coding sequence ATGGCACCGAGGGAAGGTATTGAAAACATAACACTGTACGACGACGGCCAGCACAAGTTCATTTTTCTTGCGTGGGAGGAACAAGAAGAAGAAGGTATTGTTCAAACAAACCAGTATCTAATAATCGATGGGAACGAAGCGATGTTGCTTGATCCAGGTGGAGCTCACGTTTTTCCGAGGGTACTCGCAAATGTTTCCGAAATAATCGAACCTAGCAAAATCAAGTACATCTTCTTCACACACCAAGATCCAGATGTCACATCAGGTATAACGCTTTGGCTTTCGATCGCAGAAAATGCAAAAATATACATATCAGCTCTCTGGACGAGGTTTCTTCCTCACTTTGGGGTATACGATCAAAGAAGGGTCGTTGCACTCCCTGACAAAGGCGACAAGTTGAGACTATCTTCAGGAACTGAGCTTGAGTTCATACCAACACATTACCTTCATTCAACTGGCAATTTCACGCTTTATGACCCAAGAGCGAAGATTTTATTCTCCGGCGACCTCGGTGTTGCTGTTTTTCCTAAAGGACAAAGGTACGTTTTCGTCGAGAACTTCAATGAGCATGTTAAACTTATGGAAGGGTTTCATAAAAGGTACATAACATCAAGCGTTGCTTTGAAAAAATGGCTGAGCATAGTTGAGAGGAAAGACATCGACATAGTAGCTCCTCAGCATGGAGCTATATTCAAAGGTGAAAATGTTAAGAAGCTATTTGACTGGTTCAAGAACTTGAAGTGCGGAATCGATATAATCGATGAGATATACGGTAGGTGA